A portion of the Gammaproteobacteria bacterium genome contains these proteins:
- a CDS encoding LemA family protein has product MTTYIVIATVVILAAYGVLIYNQLVALKHGVARSWANIDVLLKQRHDELPKLVEACRQYMRYEQETLERVMKARSAVSAAQSKGDIPALGQAEGQLRSGLMQLFAVVEAYPELKANETFQHLQARVTGLENDIADRRELYNESVNLNNVRIEQFPDLVVARTFGFGSMPLLEFATEEKADPSLRTLFG; this is encoded by the coding sequence ATGACGACCTACATCGTGATCGCCACCGTGGTGATCCTGGCCGCCTACGGCGTGCTCATCTACAACCAGCTGGTCGCGCTGAAGCACGGCGTCGCGCGCTCCTGGGCGAACATCGACGTGCTGCTCAAGCAGCGCCACGACGAGCTGCCGAAGCTGGTCGAGGCCTGCCGGCAGTACATGCGCTACGAGCAGGAGACCCTGGAGCGGGTGATGAAGGCCCGCTCCGCCGTCTCGGCCGCACAGTCCAAGGGCGACATCCCCGCCCTCGGTCAGGCCGAGGGCCAGCTGCGCTCGGGGCTGATGCAGCTCTTCGCCGTGGTCGAGGCCTACCCGGAGCTCAAGGCCAACGAGACCTTCCAGCACCTCCAGGCGCGGGTGACCGGGCTCGAGAACGACATCGCCGACCGGCGCGAGCTCTACAACGAGAGCGTCAACCTGAACAACGTGCGCATCGAGCAGTTCCCCGACCTGGTCGTGGCGCGCACGTTCGGCTTCGGCAGCATGCCGCTGCTCGAGTTCGCGACCGAAGAGAAGGCCGACCCGAGCCTGCGCACGCTCTTCGGCTGA